One genomic segment of Mycoplasmopsis agalactiae PG2 includes these proteins:
- the metK gene encoding methionine adenosyltransferase yields MSIKRKVLFTSESVGLGHPDKICDQISDAVIDEFIKQDPYSRLAIETVASGNQIYITGEVASNATVDIKDVALKTIFDIDKDYQINVPEVILNIKKQSDDIAQGVLLDDDEIGAGDQGIMFGYATNETPEYMPLAITLAHRIVQKASELIKSGEFKHAKSDMKSQVTLDFSEEKVKVDTVLFSCQHDENFDEKSFKTVIKEKIIYPIMDEYNMNMPSKILINPTGRFVIGGIVGDAGLTGRKIIVDTYGGTAHHGGGAFSGKDATKVDRSAAYACRWIAKNLVAAKVADKLEIQVSYAIGVAEPVSIFVDTFGTNKVSNESIIDATNAIFDLRPRAIIHELGLRKPIYKNTACFGHFGRKDITFPWENLDKVNEIKEYFGIK; encoded by the coding sequence ATGAGCATTAAAAGAAAAGTATTATTCACTAGTGAATCAGTTGGTTTAGGTCATCCTGATAAGATTTGTGACCAAATTAGCGACGCTGTAATTGATGAATTTATCAAACAAGATCCTTACTCAAGATTAGCAATAGAAACTGTTGCTTCTGGCAATCAAATTTATATAACAGGCGAAGTAGCATCTAATGCCACTGTAGATATAAAAGATGTCGCACTTAAAACAATTTTTGATATTGATAAAGATTATCAAATCAATGTACCTGAAGTTATTTTAAATATTAAAAAGCAAAGTGATGATATTGCTCAAGGTGTGCTTTTAGATGATGATGAAATTGGTGCGGGCGATCAAGGAATTATGTTTGGTTACGCAACAAATGAAACTCCAGAATATATGCCTCTTGCCATAACTTTAGCACACAGAATAGTGCAAAAGGCTAGTGAATTAATTAAATCAGGCGAATTTAAGCATGCTAAAAGCGATATGAAAAGTCAAGTAACTTTAGACTTTTCTGAAGAAAAAGTTAAAGTAGACACTGTTTTGTTTTCATGTCAACATGATGAAAATTTTGACGAAAAATCCTTTAAAACAGTCATTAAGGAAAAAATAATTTATCCAATCATGGATGAATATAATATGAATATGCCAAGCAAAATTTTAATAAATCCAACTGGCAGATTTGTAATTGGTGGAATTGTAGGTGATGCTGGTTTAACTGGTAGAAAAATAATTGTTGATACATACGGCGGAACTGCACATCATGGTGGAGGCGCTTTTAGTGGCAAGGATGCTACAAAAGTTGATCGTTCTGCTGCCTATGCATGTCGTTGAATAGCCAAAAATTTAGTCGCTGCTAAAGTCGCTGATAAGCTTGAAATACAAGTATCCTATGCTATAGGTGTTGCTGAACCTGTTTCAATTTTTGTTGATACATTTGGAACCAACAAAGTATCTAATGAATCAATTATTGATGCAACAAATGCTATTTTCGACTTAAGACCAAGAGCTATAATTCATGAATTAGGACTAAGGAAGCCTATTTATAAAAATACAGCTTGCTTTGGCCATTTCGGCCGTAAAGACATTACGTTTCCTTGAGAAAACTTAGACAAAGTCAATGAAATTAAAGAATATTTTGGCATAAAATAA
- a CDS encoding YwaF family protein, whose amino-acid sequence MKAINNFLVPRLFSEKYIEGTLAFKNNHGALLSQSIYWSFVAATLVASLLISLFRRVIKEDYARATKIMFMQKVLFWRLFGILSLLGILARIGIVIYTDYAFKFEVLPLHFCRLMVIFLSIAMIINRPDLIKYFGFLSVFGAISALFVPSMGEYSGADSFWFWDYLLLHVYSFIVPFILFAISKFEYTFKTTVETIAFFVVLCLVMFGLNFALDTYAKDPSWKSNYWYLGLNENNDLYEKFGKVMAWPTHILLFIFLGIVLTVLFVAIWALFVKLHIVKVEGKIKAYTTRSEFWASYKESMKQFFKKDKKPKKDEFATSTN is encoded by the coding sequence ATGAAAGCAATTAATAATTTTCTAGTTCCTAGACTTTTTAGCGAAAAATATATTGAAGGCACTTTGGCATTTAAAAACAACCATGGTGCGCTTTTGTCGCAATCAATTTATTGATCTTTTGTAGCAGCAACATTAGTTGCTTCGTTATTAATAAGCTTATTTAGGCGTGTAATTAAAGAAGATTATGCAAGAGCTACAAAAATAATGTTTATGCAAAAAGTGCTGTTTTGAAGACTTTTTGGGATATTGTCATTATTAGGAATACTAGCAAGAATAGGAATTGTTATATATACTGATTATGCATTTAAATTCGAGGTATTGCCCCTTCATTTTTGCCGGCTTATGGTTATTTTCTTGTCAATTGCAATGATTATTAATCGACCTGATTTAATTAAATACTTCGGATTCTTAAGCGTTTTTGGTGCAATTTCTGCTCTATTTGTACCATCAATGGGTGAATATTCAGGTGCTGATAGCTTCTGATTCTGAGATTATTTACTACTTCATGTTTATTCATTTATTGTTCCATTTATTTTATTTGCGATTTCTAAATTTGAATACACATTTAAAACAACTGTTGAAACAATTGCATTCTTTGTTGTACTTTGTTTAGTAATGTTTGGTTTAAATTTTGCTCTTGATACATATGCAAAAGATCCAAGCTGAAAATCAAATTATTGATACTTAGGTCTTAATGAAAATAATGATTTATATGAAAAATTTGGTAAAGTAATGGCTTGACCAACTCATATCTTGCTTTTCATTTTTTTAGGCATTGTATTAACAGTATTATTTGTTGCCATTTGAGCTCTTTTTGTCAAATTACACATTGTCAAAGTAGAAGGAAAAATTAAAGCTTACACCACTCGCTCTGAGTTTTGAGCAAGTTACAAAGAGTCAATGAAACAATTTTTCAAAAAAGATAAAAAACCTAAAAAAGACGAATTTGCTACCAGCACAAATTAA
- the ffh gene encoding signal recognition particle protein, whose amino-acid sequence MLNFLENRIQKSIKKMASKTVVSEEDILGVTRDIKMALLEADVNLKVVKDFVANVKEKALSANLVGTLNAEQTMIKIVHNELVDILGKEVRPIEITKKPYIIMMTGLQGSGKTTACAKIAYFLKKKNQIEKPLLVAADIYRPAAVQQLVTLAKGIQVDYFEKGTNFSAQEIVKDALVFAKENKNDLIIIDTAGRLSIDEPLMNELWELKNISEPQEVFFVADALSGQDIINVASTFNDRLKLTGSVITKLDSDARGGAALSFSKVLSLPIRFIGTGEKISNLDLFYPDRMADRILGMGDVMSLIEKAEEVIDPSMANNMVAKLLRGNFTIDDLMNNLMQIKKLGKMSKILKMIPGLANKINPEKIEEAERKLAIYEILISSMTLKERKNPKLLKQASRKKRIMEGSGRSAQEYNKLLNDFDQMSKNMTEMAKRVKSGDFSELNKLGFGSGGF is encoded by the coding sequence ATGCTTAATTTTTTAGAAAACAGAATACAAAAGTCTATTAAAAAAATGGCTAGCAAAACTGTTGTTAGTGAAGAAGATATTTTAGGTGTAACTAGAGATATCAAAATGGCCTTGCTAGAAGCTGACGTTAACTTAAAGGTAGTTAAAGATTTTGTGGCTAATGTTAAAGAAAAAGCACTTAGTGCTAATTTAGTTGGCACACTTAATGCTGAACAAACAATGATTAAAATTGTGCACAATGAGCTAGTTGACATTTTAGGCAAAGAAGTTAGGCCAATTGAAATTACAAAAAAGCCATATATTATCATGATGACTGGGCTACAAGGTAGTGGTAAAACCACAGCTTGTGCCAAAATTGCTTATTTTCTAAAGAAGAAAAACCAAATTGAAAAACCTCTTTTAGTTGCTGCTGATATTTATCGTCCTGCTGCTGTGCAACAATTAGTGACACTAGCTAAAGGCATACAAGTTGATTATTTTGAAAAAGGCACTAATTTTTCTGCACAAGAAATAGTTAAAGATGCTTTAGTCTTTGCAAAAGAAAATAAAAATGATCTTATTATCATTGATACTGCAGGTCGTTTGAGTATTGACGAACCTTTAATGAATGAATTATGAGAATTAAAAAACATTAGTGAGCCACAAGAGGTCTTTTTTGTAGCTGATGCACTTAGTGGTCAAGATATTATTAATGTTGCAAGCACTTTTAATGATAGATTAAAATTAACTGGCTCAGTTATAACAAAGCTCGATTCTGATGCGCGTGGTGGTGCTGCACTTAGTTTTTCTAAAGTTTTATCATTACCAATAAGATTTATTGGTACTGGTGAAAAAATTAGCAATCTAGATCTATTTTACCCAGACAGAATGGCTGATAGGATTTTAGGCATGGGCGACGTTATGAGCTTAATTGAAAAAGCTGAAGAAGTTATCGACCCATCAATGGCTAATAATATGGTGGCAAAACTGTTACGTGGCAATTTTACAATTGATGATTTAATGAATAATTTAATGCAAATTAAAAAACTTGGAAAAATGAGCAAAATTTTAAAAATGATTCCTGGTTTAGCCAACAAAATTAATCCTGAAAAAATTGAAGAAGCAGAAAGAAAATTAGCAATTTATGAAATATTAATTAGCTCAATGACGCTTAAAGAAAGAAAAAATCCTAAATTGCTCAAGCAAGCTTCTAGAAAGAAAAGAATTATGGAAGGCTCAGGTAGAAGTGCGCAAGAGTATAACAAGCTTTTAAATGACTTTGACCAGATGTCAAAAAATATGACTGAAATGGCTAAAAGAGTAAAGAGTGGAGACTTCTCTGAGCTTAATAAATTAGGTTTTGGCTCTGGTGGATTTTAA
- a CDS encoding GNAT family N-acetyltransferase, with translation MFKLSKAVAKDLDDIFSFLNNDKLLNFFFIGDIQAFGLDAEFMPVFVNKDDNKVNCVILIYYETLLIYDPFNLITIEQLEKLVKEHNIKTINISDKIFSHYAAYFEKNKEVYEVNHQELAYCDKSINDMDLSEVKRAEYDDLEQIVESRMQIGEFKLLTSSYQKELESYQNSYKKGILDPFIIKKDNKVVANALVAIKTNDSVLIGGVYCLNEYRNKGYATKTVVALTNHIINDEKKTAMLFYHNPAAGRIYHRIGFIPCGNLYTISVMNE, from the coding sequence ATGTTTAAATTATCGAAAGCAGTAGCTAAAGATTTAGATGATATTTTTAGCTTTTTAAATAATGATAAGTTGCTTAACTTCTTTTTTATTGGTGATATTCAAGCATTTGGGCTTGATGCTGAGTTTATGCCTGTGTTTGTTAATAAAGATGATAATAAGGTTAATTGTGTAATTTTAATTTACTATGAAACACTTTTAATTTATGATCCTTTTAACTTAATAACAATTGAGCAATTAGAGAAATTAGTTAAAGAGCATAACATTAAAACAATTAATATTAGTGATAAAATCTTTAGCCATTATGCTGCTTATTTTGAAAAAAATAAGGAAGTCTATGAAGTAAATCATCAAGAATTAGCTTACTGCGATAAAAGCATTAATGATATGGATTTATCGGAAGTAAAAAGGGCTGAGTATGATGATTTAGAGCAAATTGTTGAATCTAGAATGCAAATTGGTGAATTTAAGTTACTAACTTCAAGTTATCAAAAAGAATTGGAAAGTTACCAAAACTCCTATAAAAAAGGCATTTTAGATCCTTTTATTATTAAAAAAGACAACAAGGTAGTTGCTAATGCATTAGTTGCTATTAAAACAAATGATTCAGTTTTAATAGGCGGAGTTTATTGTTTAAATGAATATAGAAACAAAGGATATGCTACTAAAACTGTAGTTGCTTTAACAAATCATATTATTAATGATGAAAAAAAGACTGCAATGCTTTTTTATCACAATCCTGCTGCCGGAAGAATTTATCACAGAATAGGTTTTATACCTTGCGGTAATTTATATACAATTTCAGTCATGAATGAGTAG
- a CDS encoding YdbC family protein, translated as MAYKKPQISNEIVRYVGEISTTVGGYKKELNLISWNGGEAKYDIRDWNNDHSRSSKGITLTLEELKNLRDLLITELADK; from the coding sequence ATGGCTTACAAAAAACCTCAAATTTCTAATGAAATTGTTCGTTATGTTGGTGAGATTTCAACTACAGTTGGCGGCTATAAAAAAGAGTTGAATCTTATTTCATGAAATGGTGGAGAAGCTAAATACGATATTAGAGACTGAAATAATGATCACTCTCGTTCAAGCAAGGGCATTACATTAACTTTAGAAGAGTTAAAAAATTTAAGAGACTTACTTATCACTGAATTAGCTGATAAATAA
- a CDS encoding nicotinate phosphoribosyltransferase, translating to MDINKYISAYFHKTNEILKTENPDNIITLQFFQRRDNTLLAGMEEALEFLEKHTDTSKYKIRYLKDGSVMNKFEVALELTGHYQDFGIYEGIIDGILTRSTSIATNAYECVKAANGKEIIFMGDRADHYLLQVIDGKAVSIAGVSAMSTDAQNVNPSHSSFGSVPHILIQNFAGNTAKAMAAYAKTWPGDQIISLVDYHNNVIEQSLESFKELGNRLYGVRVDTSKNMKDKMFDNEPDNKEYYGVNIEMIKRLRKALDEAGAKDVKIIVSSGFSAEKIRKFEEAKAPVDSYGVGQAMFKFECFFSADAVLLNGNNEAKEGRMYRPNSKLIDYN from the coding sequence ATGGATATAAATAAATATATTTCTGCATACTTCCATAAAACTAATGAAATATTAAAAACAGAAAACCCAGATAACATAATAACATTGCAGTTTTTTCAAAGAAGAGATAATACACTGCTAGCTGGGATGGAAGAAGCATTAGAGTTTTTAGAAAAGCACACAGATACATCAAAATATAAGATTAGATATCTTAAAGATGGCTCAGTAATGAATAAATTTGAGGTAGCGCTAGAATTAACAGGTCACTACCAAGATTTTGGCATTTATGAAGGCATTATTGATGGAATTTTAACAAGAAGCACATCAATAGCAACTAATGCATATGAGTGTGTTAAAGCCGCTAATGGCAAGGAAATTATATTTATGGGCGACAGAGCTGATCATTATTTATTGCAAGTAATTGACGGCAAGGCTGTTTCAATAGCTGGTGTAAGTGCAATGTCAACGGATGCTCAAAATGTTAATCCTTCACACTCATCTTTTGGTTCAGTGCCACATATTTTGATTCAAAATTTTGCTGGTAATACTGCTAAAGCAATGGCTGCATATGCAAAAACTTGACCTGGAGACCAAATTATTTCACTAGTTGATTATCACAATAATGTAATTGAGCAGTCATTAGAATCATTTAAGGAATTAGGCAACCGCCTTTATGGTGTAAGGGTGGATACTTCAAAGAATATGAAGGATAAAATGTTTGACAATGAGCCTGATAATAAAGAATATTATGGTGTTAACATTGAGATGATTAAAAGGCTAAGAAAAGCTTTAGATGAAGCAGGTGCTAAGGATGTTAAAATCATTGTTTCATCTGGCTTTAGTGCAGAAAAAATTAGAAAATTTGAAGAAGCCAAAGCCCCAGTTGATTCTTATGGAGTAGGTCAAGCAATGTTTAAGTTTGAGTGCTTTTTCTCAGCTGATGCAGTTTTATTAAATGGAAATAATGAAGCTAAAGAAGGCAGGATGTATCGTCCTAATAGTAAATTAATTGATTATAATTAG
- a CDS encoding phosphoglycerate kinase yields the protein MKKSIDDIKFMGKKVLMRADFNVPIKNGVITSNKRIVAAIPTIKKIINEGGKLILMSHLGRIKSAEDMVKNDLFPVSVELAKLLNKPVLFVDSTRGIELENAINSLHNGDVILMQNTRYEDINEKAESKNNPELGKYWASLGDVFVNDAFGTAHRAHASNVGIASHIKHSVVGYLMQKEIESLTKAIEAPVHPYVAIIGGAKVSDKIKVLEHLIPLVDKMIIGGGMAYTFKKALGYTIGTSICEDDFLPFAKDFLEKNSTKVILPVDNACAKEYADVEPVYCELNIPEDQMGLDIGPKSIALFKEALAGAKTVVWNGPMGVAEFNNFSAGTLEIAKAISELDSCYSVVGGGDSVAAVQKLGMEDKFSHVSTGGGASLEFLQGLELPGISAIEDK from the coding sequence ATGAAAAAAAGTATTGATGATATCAAGTTTATGGGCAAAAAAGTTTTAATGAGAGCAGACTTCAATGTACCAATTAAAAATGGAGTTATTACTTCAAATAAAAGAATAGTTGCAGCAATACCTACAATTAAGAAAATAATTAATGAAGGCGGAAAATTAATTTTAATGTCACACTTAGGCAGAATTAAAAGTGCTGAAGATATGGTAAAAAATGATTTATTCCCTGTTTCAGTTGAACTAGCAAAATTGTTGAATAAGCCTGTTTTATTTGTGGATTCGACAAGGGGCATTGAATTAGAAAATGCAATTAACAGCTTGCATAATGGTGATGTTATTTTGATGCAAAATACTCGTTATGAAGATATTAACGAAAAAGCTGAGAGCAAAAATAATCCTGAATTAGGCAAATATTGAGCTTCATTAGGCGATGTATTTGTTAATGATGCTTTTGGTACAGCACACAGAGCTCACGCTTCTAATGTTGGCATTGCAAGCCACATTAAGCACTCAGTTGTTGGCTACTTGATGCAAAAGGAAATTGAATCGCTTACAAAAGCAATTGAAGCGCCTGTACATCCTTATGTAGCTATTATTGGTGGTGCTAAAGTTAGTGACAAAATTAAAGTTTTAGAACACTTAATTCCACTAGTTGATAAGATGATAATTGGTGGTGGCATGGCTTATACCTTTAAAAAAGCGCTTGGCTATACCATTGGTACATCAATTTGCGAAGATGACTTCTTGCCTTTTGCTAAAGACTTTTTAGAAAAAAACAGCACAAAAGTTATTCTTCCGGTTGATAATGCATGTGCTAAAGAATATGCTGACGTTGAGCCAGTTTACTGCGAGTTAAATATCCCTGAAGATCAAATGGGACTAGACATTGGCCCTAAGTCAATAGCGCTATTTAAAGAAGCTTTGGCTGGTGCTAAAACTGTTGTTTGAAATGGCCCAATGGGTGTGGCGGAATTTAATAACTTTAGTGCTGGAACTCTAGAAATAGCTAAAGCTATATCAGAATTAGATTCATGCTACTCAGTAGTTGGTGGTGGTGATAGTGTTGCTGCAGTGCAAAAATTAGGTATGGAAGATAAATTCTCTCATGTTTCAACAGGTGGCGGCGCTTCATTAGAATTCCTACAAGGCTTGGAACTTCCTGGCATAAGTGCAATTGAAGATAAATAA
- a CDS encoding M17 family metallopeptidase, with the protein MSKYYLTNRDEKMLLIAQYEELDKCDKYNFLSKRYGAITEFHNENVAYIYLTSKLESYDDLVELIDNNIIGRKREYQIDINSFAKKIFSIEDVIKAFYSRIIFHEASLFNLKKSVAAKSNFTFLFNDEKYKELAHKFEVIANNRNKCRNLQVMPENYCNSVSLANFIVDVSNIKNVKVIVLDKSKIQELGMNLLLSVNKGSTHEARVVVLEYNGNPDSDEKIVLVGKGITFDTGGVNTKGYHMEGMKYDMSGSVIVAYALKSLAELNVKKNVAAVMCITDNRTNGDASLPENVYKSMSGLSVEVTDTDAEGRLVLADGLFYGAKVLNATCLVDVATLTGAILSALGKSYSGIWSTDDNNWSIFEKAAKIAKEKVWRMPLHEDFHEPNKASIVADLNNYNNDELSDSNTAAMFLKQFTNNVPYIHCDVAGTADLKGKPLGALVDTLVEFVIQK; encoded by the coding sequence ATGTCAAAATATTATTTAACAAATAGAGACGAAAAGATGCTATTGATAGCACAATATGAAGAATTAGATAAATGTGATAAATATAATTTTTTAAGCAAGCGTTATGGTGCAATTACTGAATTTCATAATGAAAATGTTGCATATATTTATCTAACAAGTAAATTAGAAAGCTATGATGACTTGGTTGAATTAATAGACAACAATATTATTGGCAGAAAGAGAGAATATCAAATTGATATTAACTCTTTTGCTAAAAAAATATTTAGCATTGAAGATGTTATCAAAGCATTTTATTCAAGAATCATATTTCATGAAGCTTCATTATTTAATCTTAAGAAATCAGTAGCAGCTAAAAGCAATTTCACATTTTTATTTAATGATGAAAAATACAAAGAATTAGCGCACAAATTTGAAGTTATCGCCAATAATCGTAACAAGTGCAGAAACTTACAAGTTATGCCCGAAAACTACTGTAATTCAGTATCATTGGCAAATTTTATAGTAGATGTTTCTAATATTAAAAATGTAAAAGTTATAGTTTTAGATAAAAGCAAAATTCAAGAATTAGGTATGAATTTGCTTTTATCAGTTAATAAAGGTTCAACTCACGAGGCTAGAGTTGTTGTACTAGAGTATAACGGCAATCCTGATTCAGATGAAAAAATTGTGCTTGTTGGAAAAGGTATAACATTTGATACTGGAGGTGTAAATACTAAAGGATATCATATGGAAGGTATGAAGTATGATATGTCTGGCTCTGTAATTGTAGCTTATGCTTTAAAATCTTTAGCTGAGCTTAATGTTAAGAAAAATGTAGCTGCAGTTATGTGTATAACTGATAATAGAACAAATGGTGATGCTTCACTTCCAGAAAATGTATATAAATCAATGTCAGGACTATCTGTAGAAGTTACTGACACTGATGCTGAAGGAAGATTAGTATTAGCTGATGGTCTATTTTACGGTGCAAAAGTGCTTAATGCTACTTGCTTAGTGGATGTTGCAACACTAACAGGGGCAATTTTAAGTGCTTTAGGCAAGAGTTATTCTGGAATATGATCAACTGATGACAATAACTGAAGTATATTTGAAAAAGCTGCTAAGATAGCTAAAGAAAAAGTTTGAAGAATGCCATTACACGAAGATTTTCATGAACCAAATAAAGCAAGCATTGTGGCAGATTTAAATAACTATAATAATGATGAATTATCTGATTCAAACACAGCAGCAATGTTTTTAAAACAGTTTACAAACAATGTTCCTTATATACATTGCGATGTAGCGGGAACAGCTGATTTAAAAGGTAAACCATTAGGTGCTTTAGTTGATACACTAGTTGAATTTGTTATTCAAAAATAG
- the mnuA gene encoding membrane nuclease MnuA has translation MKKVKWIYTSAGILTAAGSLSASVSCFIPFGDSDSSKITISSSTNTPINKAQNDNISGGLNSANSGAFKDINIWLWNVLNYSPSSLSSAYFKTQALASVIAQQHYDLVGLVELKGSNTTHLDELIKLLNEQSKKISSLDRWAYRVSDKYLSNPSYKKSGESEFAGFLYKTNKLEPIQFNDGSIGKIYKKDNPEFKETPFGGNVKHYLRPPYGMKFKILNNKLKNNDFTYIIGHFDSPGVKKSTTEVASRGAGSSELNEAHNLQYVFDYFNDLDGENEDLFFAGDTNIKASNHNDAFSWIAKNAIYKNVFEPTSENNTSLSTSFNKYANSYDKIIHRSKLKYSNPKIFKLYDFVNNIFLYKNINSLTDWINYVKSSSRKTYKSDYGYIRSGISDHSPVGYTVLFE, from the coding sequence ATGAAAAAAGTAAAGTGAATTTATACATCAGCGGGGATACTAACTGCTGCAGGATCTTTAAGTGCTTCAGTATCTTGTTTTATACCTTTTGGTGATAGTGATAGTTCGAAAATAACTATTTCTAGTTCTACCAATACCCCTATAAATAAGGCACAAAATGATAATATATCAGGTGGACTTAATAGCGCAAATTCAGGCGCATTCAAAGATATAAATATTTGGCTTTGAAATGTTTTAAATTATTCACCATCATCTCTTAGTTCAGCCTACTTTAAAACTCAAGCTTTAGCTTCAGTAATTGCCCAACAACACTATGATTTAGTAGGATTGGTCGAATTAAAGGGTAGCAATACCACTCATTTAGATGAGTTAATAAAACTATTAAATGAGCAAAGCAAGAAAATCTCATCGCTAGATAGATGAGCTTACAGAGTTTCCGACAAATATCTTTCTAATCCTAGCTACAAAAAAAGTGGCGAAAGTGAATTTGCAGGATTTTTATATAAAACAAATAAATTAGAACCAATTCAATTTAATGATGGCTCTATTGGAAAAATATACAAAAAAGATAACCCAGAGTTTAAAGAAACTCCTTTTGGCGGTAATGTAAAACACTATTTAAGACCTCCATATGGAATGAAATTTAAAATCTTAAATAACAAACTAAAAAATAATGACTTTACTTACATAATAGGTCACTTTGATAGCCCCGGTGTTAAAAAATCGACAACTGAGGTTGCTTCTAGAGGAGCCGGCTCATCAGAATTAAATGAAGCACATAACCTTCAATACGTATTTGACTATTTTAATGACTTAGACGGAGAAAACGAAGACTTGTTTTTTGCTGGTGATACTAATATAAAAGCAAGCAATCATAATGATGCTTTTAGCTGAATTGCTAAAAATGCAATCTACAAAAATGTTTTTGAACCCACAAGTGAAAACAACACTTCACTTAGCACTTCATTTAATAAATATGCTAATTCATATGACAAGATAATCCATCGTTCGAAACTAAAATATAGCAATCCAAAAATATTTAAACTATATGACTTTGTTAATAATATTTTTCTTTATAAAAATATAAATTCATTGACTGATTGAATAAATTATGTTAAGTCATCATCAAGAAAAACTTATAAATCAGACTATGGATATATAAGAAGCGGAATTTCAGACCACTCACCAGTAGGATATACAGTTTTATTCGAATAG